The Shewanella algae DNA segment CGCGACTGGCGTCAGTCGCTGGAGCGGCTAAAACAATTGCCCATAGTGCGACAGGACAACAAGGTCTATTCGCTCGAGAGTCTGGCCAAGGTGGAAATTGTCCCCAGATTCGATGTCATTCGTCACTATGATCGCCAGACGGCACTATCCATAGGCGCTAACCTTGAAGATCTCAGTATGGAAGAGGCGCAGAAACAGATCATGGCGGCGCTCAAGCATGTCAACTTCCCCCATGGTTATGACTACTCACTCAGAGGCGGCTTTCAACGTCAGGACGAGGAAGAGTCAGTCATGCTGATCAACATGGTGTTGGCGATTGCCATGATCTATATAGTGATGGCGGCTTTGTTTGAGTCGCTGCTGCTGCCGAGCGCCATCATTACCAGCATACTCTTCTCCATCACAGGGGTATTCTGGGCCCTGTGGCTGAGCGGCACGCCTATGTCCGTGATGGCCATGATAGGCATACTGATCCTGATGGGGATAGTGGTCAACAACGGCATAGTGCTGGTGGATCAAATCAATCAGATGACGCCGCCACTGGAGCAGTTGTCCGAGGTCATAGCCTCTGTCTGTGTCACCCGCTTGCGGCCGGTATTGATGACGGTTGGGACCACAGTTCTGGGCCTGCTTCCTCTGGCGCTGGGAGACACTCAGATAGGCGGCGGTGGCCCGCCATACTCACCTATGGCGATTGCCATCATAGGCGGCTTGAGTTTCTCCACCCTGACCAGTCTCTATTTGGTGCCCCTGTGTTACCAGGCCTTCTTCCGCCTGCGTCATAATGCGGCCATCAGGCTCGGGCAATCGCTCAAACTCAGTCAGCGCCTGCTGCCCTGGACCTGAGCCCAAAACACCGCTGAACAGATAAAAAAGCTGCCATTGCAGCTTTTTTATTTCCCGGACATCAATAGCGAACTAGCTTTATCCCAGCACTCAACTATTTGGAGTTCCCATGCCATTTTTGCGTAAACGCTTTACATCACTCGTGCTGTTTACATTTGTCAGCTTGGCTGCCGCGGCGGAAAATAATTCCTATGCCGAGAATCCCTATGCCGAGGTCAAGATAACCACTCATGAACTGCTGTCAGGTCGCTATATGTTGACCGGCGCCGGCGGCAACATAGGTGTCAGCGCCGGGGAGGATGGACTGCTTATCATAGATGACCAGTTTGCGCCGCTGGCAGAGAAGATTTCTGCGGCATTACAGGGTCTCAAGCCGGGCCATCCGGCTTTTGTCATCAATACCCATTTTCACGGCGATCATACCGGGGGCAATCTGTACTTTGGCCAAAACGCCAACATTCTTGCCCACGAGAATGTGCTCAAGCGGTTGAGTGAGAAGGAACCCCAAAAGAAGGCGCTACCTGTTATCACCTATGACAAGGGACTGAAAATTCACTTCAACAACCAGGTGTTGGAACTTATTCATCTGGGCCCAGGGCATACGGATGGTGACACCCTGGTGCTGTGGCAGGATCGCAAACTGGTACATATGGGCGATCTCTTCTTTAAAGACAGATTTCCCTTTATCGATCTCGACCACGGCGGCTCAGTCATCGGCTACAGAGACAATGTCGCGGCCGTGCTTGAACTCATAGAACAGGATACCTTGGTTATTCCAGGTCATGGTGAACTGGCCAACAAGGCCGATCTCCTGAGGTTCAAACATATGCTGGATGACTGCATCAATTGGATGAAAGAGGGGAAGCAGCGCGGCATGACTCTCGAGCAGATGCAGGCCACAGAACTACCCCAAGCATGGCGGGAATGGGGCTGGCAGTTCATCCCAAAGGAGCGCTGGGTTAAAACCCTGTATCAGGGATTAACCGAGGAATAACGGCCCTCTCAGTTGTAGGCGTATATTGACTCGGCAAGGTTCAGGCAGGAATATTGCGAAAATGCCACAACACCCAATAGATGGGCTTGAGGTCACGGCCGCCTATATCGCGAAACGGCCTCAGCAACAGATAGAGCCACTGCCAACTGACCAGGAAACTTCTGGTCTCATGCCAGATAGCTTCACCACCGGCTTGGCGATAACTGGCTATCGCTTGGGCAATCGCTTCGTTGGCCGGCCCCATGTAGCGGTATAAGCTGTGAATGTACACCAGCAGATCCCTTATCTGCTGCATCAGCATGTCTTTACCCTTTTGATTGGCTTCAAAATCGATAAAGGTCACCTGTCCCTGTTGCCAACTGATATCCCTGAGTGCCGGACGGCCGTGGGCCAAGCCCATACTGTGCAAACCCGCCAGAGCAGCGGCGCTGTCATTGAGGATCTGCTGCATGCCTTGCTGATCCTCCGATTTGAGTGCCAACCAGTCTTTGACTGTCACACCAGCATCTTCCACGACAAAGTAGCCCTTATCGGACTGAACAATGCGCGGCACAGGAGCTGAGCGGCTGGCCAGATGTTCCAGAGTCTGTTTCTCTTTTTCCAGCGCCAGTTGAGGATTGGGTTTCAACACCCGCATGGCCCCCTGAAGAGTCTCTGCCTGTTTGAGCCAGTATTTTTTACCCTCATATTCAAACGAGCAAATACGCTCCCCGGGATGAGCTTCCAGCACCCGCAGAACATATTGATTGAATTTAGGTTGCTCCATGGACAGGACTCCCTTCCAAGAATTGGTGGTGGTTCACAGAAAATTCTTATTAGTATCTTAGGGAATGGCGATTAAAGCAAATTCACTTAGGCTAAAACCCTGCTATTTAACGCATTTTCAGAGACTAATACCACAGAGGCTTAATGATAAAAACAATTGATGAATGAAATTAACAATTTCCAAACACAACAACTAATACAAAAGAGGGAGACGATGCCAGGGAGGGAAGTAGAAATGTAGACCCCAATCCGCTGTTGCGGATTGGGGGGATCGGACAGGGGCTGTTATTGCTTTTCCTGCCAAGGCTCGGCCTTGTCAGCCAGCAGCACAGGGATCCCATCATTGATAGGATAAGCCAGCCTATCTGCCTTACAGATAAGTTGCTGTGCCTGCTTGTCATACTCCAGTCTGCCTTTACATATGGGGCAGGCTACGATTTCCAATAGTTTCTTATCAAACGCCATCAGACTGTCCTTTTTGGTTTGCCTTTTGTTTGCTTGCCATTGCCTCTCGCACCCGAGTCAGCAATTGGGCATCGAATTGGGGTGATAGCTTGGCATTGACGGCCAAATACCACCAGTGTTGTTTTGCAAATTCGCGACACTTGATCGCATCTTTTTCTGTCATCAGCAGCGGCAGTTCATCGCCAAGTGGCGCCAAGGCCTCCAGACTGTAGGCCTGATGATCGGCAAAGACCTCTTGAGCTTCGAGCTTGAACCCCATCTGAGAGAGAGTTTCAAAAAAACGTTCCGGATTACCGATACCAGCCATGGCTTTTACCGCCATAGGCGCTGTGGGGGCCTGAGTCTGGTTTTCCCCTGCGACACTCAGTACTGCACCGGGAATGAGCTGCATACCAAACTCTCTGACAGTATCGCTGGCTTCACCGTTGTGAATAACGAAATCGGCACTCTCCAAGCGCCATTCCCCCTCTCTCAAGGGACCTGCAGGCAATAACATGCCATTACCCAAGCGGCGGCTGGCATCGAGCACCACCACTTCAATATCCCGCGCCAGTCGATAATGCTGCAAACCATCATCGCTGATAATAATATCCACATCAGCGGACGCCAGCAGCAACTCGGCGGTGGCTATACGATCCACTCCCACAGCCATAGGCACTTGAGTGCGGGCCACTATCATCGCCGGCTCATCACCAAAATCCGTTGGATTGGCGCCTTGGGGCACCAGTCTCGGCTCGGTTTGACCACTGCCATAACCACGGCTTATTACCCCTGGGTGGTAACCATAGTGCCTGAGCAACTCAATCAGATAGATAACGGTAGGCGTCTTGCCACTGCCGCCGACGGTAATGTTGCCGACAATGATCACGGGTACGGGCAAAGCTTGCGAGGCCTTGAGCCCAAGTTTAAACCCCAGGCGTCTCAGGCCACTGAGCAAGGCAAACAACCAGGAAAGCGGCCAAAGCAACCACCTTCCCCAATGCTTCTGATACCAGATACGGTTAAGCAGAGCTTCCACTTAACCTCCGAATTGCATCTGGTACAACTTGGCGTACGTCCCATCCTTTTCCAGCAGGCTCTGATGCGTGCCGCGCTCGAGGATCTTGCCCTGATCGACCACCAAAATCTGATCGGCACTTTCAATGGTCGACAGTCTGTGGGCAATAACTATCGAGGTACGATTGCGGCGCAGGTTATCCAGCCCCTTTTGAATCGCCTTCTCTGATTCGGTATCCAGTGCCGAGGTCGCTTCATCGAGGATCAACACAGGGGCATCCCTGAGGATGGCTCTGGCAATGGCGATCCGCTGGCGTTGACCACCGGACAACATCACGCCGTTTTCACCTATCTCGGTATCCAGTCCTTGGGGCAAGGTTTCGATAAACTCCATCGCATAGGCCAATTTGGCGGCGTTTTCTATCTGTTCGCGGGTCGCCTCGCCTGGATAGGCATAGGCGATATTATTGGCTATGGTGTCGTTGAAAAGAGTGACCTGCTGCGACACCAACGCGACCTGGCTACGCAGACACTTGAGTGAATAGTCGTAAATACTGACATCATCCAGGGTAATCTCCCCCTGTTTCAGTCCAGCGTAAAAACGGGTCACCAGACTGGCGATGGTCGACTTACCCGAGCCTGAGCGACCCACCAGCGCCAGAGTCTGCCCCTGACGCACTTCAAAGTCGATATTCTCAAGCGCCAGACGCTCCTGCCCCGGATAACCAAAGCTGACGTTATCGAAACGCAGATTACCCTCAACCCGCTCTACTGTGTGAGTGCCGCTATCGGACTCCCCCGGAGTATCCAGCAACTCAAACACTGTGGTACAGGCAGCAATACCGCGTTGAAACTCGGCGTTAACCCGGGTGAGGTTCTTGATGGGCTGCAGCATGGCCAGCATGGCACCCAGGATAGTGGCAAAGGTACCCGCGGTCAGTTCATCCTTCAGGCTGTCAAAGCTCGCAGCATAGAGTACAAAGGCCAATGCAAAGGAACCTATGATCATAATAAGCGGTTGGCTGATGGCCTGGGCCGCTGCCAACTTCATGTTCTGATAGCGGTTTTGATCGTTGACCTTGGCAAAACGCTCGGCCTCAGTCTTCTGACCGCCGAAAGACAACACGTTCTTGTGGCCCTTGATCATCTGCTCAGTCACTGCAGTCACTGACCCCATGGCGCCCTGGATCTGCCGCGATACCTTACGGAAGCGGCGACTGACAACGGCAATCACCACCCCGATGAAAGGACCAATGATCAGAATGCAAAGCGACAGCTTCCAGGAGTAATAGAACATCAACCCCAGCATGCCGATGACAGTGACACTGTCTCTCACCAGAGTGATCAGCGCGCTGCCGGAGGCTCTGGCAATTTGCTCTGTGTCAAAGGTTACTTTGGAGATCAAGGAACCCGTGTTTTCCTTGTCCATATAGCTGACAGGCAGCGACAGTATGTGTTCAAACACCTGCTGACGCATATCCTGAATAAGCTTGGCACTGATATAAGAGATGCCATAGGTAGAGACAAAGTTGGCCAATCCCCTAAGACTAAACAGCCCCACTACCACGAAGGGGGCCATGGTCAATACATCCGAGCTGGCATTAAACCCTTTGGAGGTGCCCAGCTCCACGCTGGCAACGACCGAATTATTGGCAAACCCTTCATCAATAAAAGGTTTCACAAAAGCGATAAAAGTAGCGTCCACAACCCCATAGGTGATCAACGCCAGAATCGAGATGATAAATACCCCTTTGAGAGGCTTGAGGTAGGACAGCAAACGTCTGAAAACCGTCCAGACTTCACGTTGTTGAGATGTGCTCATCAGCGAAACTATATTTATGACAAAGTCGCCATTCTACTCTGGATTCCCTGCCATACCAAACCCAAACAAGCGGTTATACCAAAATGGCGCCAGATCCTCGCGGTAACTGTGCACTGTATAACCTTGGCTATCAAAGTGGATACTCACCTGCCCCAGCTCGCCGGAAATCAAGGCTTGGGCCCCAAAGGCGTGATATCTCAAACGTATCTCCTCTTTGGGAAACCCCCAACGATTGCCATATCCGGCAGCAAACAACACCCATTTCGGCGCCACAGCACCGATAAACTCAGGGTGAGATGAAGTGCGGCTGCCATGATGGGGCGCCAGTAAAACATCGCTCTCAAGTGACCCTTTTTTGTGCAATAAGGCAACCTCGGCGGCCAGCTCTATGTCCCCCGGTAACAGTACCCTATGATGTCCATCGAAGAGTTGCAGCACGCAGGAACCGTTGTTGCCTGGCTCTGGCTGCTCGGGGCCGAGAAAGTTCAGATCTATCCCTTGCCACTCGAACATCCCCGGACGGCAGCCCCTGTGCCAACGCTTTGGATGACTGCTCTTGAGCTCAGGGACATCGGTTATCAACCCTGCCTTGTCAAAGGCCTGCATCAGCACTTGGGTACCACCGGCGTGGTCATTATCGCCATGGCTGACAATAAGGAAATCGAGCTTGGTCACGCCTTTGGCGCCAAGGAAAGGCACTATCACCCGCTCTGCGTAACTGAAACGCTCGTCAAAAGCCGCACCTGTATCATAGAGCAATGCATTAGGCCCCTTTTGTACCACCACAGCCAGCCCCTGCCCCACATCCAACATATGCAGCTGCCAGCCCTTGGGTTTGAGCAGTCCAAGCCATAGCCCGAGCTGCAGTACAAAGGGTAATATCAG contains these protein-coding regions:
- a CDS encoding phosphotransferase, coding for MEQPKFNQYVLRVLEAHPGERICSFEYEGKKYWLKQAETLQGAMRVLKPNPQLALEKEKQTLEHLASRSAPVPRIVQSDKGYFVVEDAGVTVKDWLALKSEDQQGMQQILNDSAAALAGLHSMGLAHGRPALRDISWQQGQVTFIDFEANQKGKDMLMQQIRDLLVYIHSLYRYMGPANEAIAQAIASYRQAGGEAIWHETRSFLVSWQWLYLLLRPFRDIGGRDLKPIYWVLWHFRNIPA
- a CDS encoding MBL fold metallo-hydrolase; amino-acid sequence: MPFLRKRFTSLVLFTFVSLAAAAENNSYAENPYAEVKITTHELLSGRYMLTGAGGNIGVSAGEDGLLIIDDQFAPLAEKISAALQGLKPGHPAFVINTHFHGDHTGGNLYFGQNANILAHENVLKRLSEKEPQKKALPVITYDKGLKIHFNNQVLELIHLGPGHTDGDTLVLWQDRKLVHMGDLFFKDRFPFIDLDHGGSVIGYRDNVAAVLELIEQDTLVIPGHGELANKADLLRFKHMLDDCINWMKEGKQRGMTLEQMQATELPQAWREWGWQFIPKERWVKTLYQGLTEE
- the msbA gene encoding lipid A export permease/ATP-binding protein MsbA, with the translated sequence MSTSQQREVWTVFRRLLSYLKPLKGVFIISILALITYGVVDATFIAFVKPFIDEGFANNSVVASVELGTSKGFNASSDVLTMAPFVVVGLFSLRGLANFVSTYGISYISAKLIQDMRQQVFEHILSLPVSYMDKENTGSLISKVTFDTEQIARASGSALITLVRDSVTVIGMLGLMFYYSWKLSLCILIIGPFIGVVIAVVSRRFRKVSRQIQGAMGSVTAVTEQMIKGHKNVLSFGGQKTEAERFAKVNDQNRYQNMKLAAAQAISQPLIMIIGSFALAFVLYAASFDSLKDELTAGTFATILGAMLAMLQPIKNLTRVNAEFQRGIAACTTVFELLDTPGESDSGTHTVERVEGNLRFDNVSFGYPGQERLALENIDFEVRQGQTLALVGRSGSGKSTIASLVTRFYAGLKQGEITLDDVSIYDYSLKCLRSQVALVSQQVTLFNDTIANNIAYAYPGEATREQIENAAKLAYAMEFIETLPQGLDTEIGENGVMLSGGQRQRIAIARAILRDAPVLILDEATSALDTESEKAIQKGLDNLRRNRTSIVIAHRLSTIESADQILVVDQGKILERGTHQSLLEKDGTYAKLYQMQFGG
- a CDS encoding Trm112 family protein: MAFDKKLLEIVACPICKGRLEYDKQAQQLICKADRLAYPINDGIPVLLADKAEPWQEKQ
- the lpxK gene encoding tetraacyldisaccharide 4'-kinase, which codes for MEALLNRIWYQKHWGRWLLWPLSWLFALLSGLRRLGFKLGLKASQALPVPVIIVGNITVGGSGKTPTVIYLIELLRHYGYHPGVISRGYGSGQTEPRLVPQGANPTDFGDEPAMIVARTQVPMAVGVDRIATAELLLASADVDIIISDDGLQHYRLARDIEVVVLDASRRLGNGMLLPAGPLREGEWRLESADFVIHNGEASDTVREFGMQLIPGAVLSVAGENQTQAPTAPMAVKAMAGIGNPERFFETLSQMGFKLEAQEVFADHQAYSLEALAPLGDELPLLMTEKDAIKCREFAKQHWWYLAVNAKLSPQFDAQLLTRVREAMASKQKANQKGQSDGV